One stretch of Arthrobacter polaris DNA includes these proteins:
- a CDS encoding PDR/VanB family oxidoreductase: MNLNEFFDVSVTTVTRESDCVLSLQLEHPLKQRLPGWEPGAHVDVLLPNGLVRQYSLCSEPDQPHWRLAVLRELSGRGGSAYVHDELQPGTKVQIRGPRNNFALAPAPEYLFIAGGIGITPILPMIRQAERSGVPWRMVYLGRSRESMAFLADLEDYGEKVHIHTDDESGRFPLAELLDRPNHDFHLYTCGPGPLLKVIQDFTASWIDQSRFHFERFVXQTRRRGSLHSPVAGDHAFEVELSDGLVVDVPAGTTILKALENAGVSVLSSCREGICGTCETGVVSGEIDHRDSLLSEDERTAMDTMMICVSRCKGRLLVLDL; encoded by the coding sequence ATGAATCTCAACGAGTTCTTTGACGTGTCCGTCACCACTGTCACCCGCGAATCGGATTGTGTGCTGTCCCTGCAGCTCGAGCACCCCTTGAAGCAGCGNCTGCCNGGGTGGGAGCCCGGCGCCCACGTGGATGTGCTGTTGCCTAACGGGCTGGTGCGGCAATACTCCCTTTGCTCGGAACCAGACCAGCCTCACTGGCGGCTGGCCGTGCTGCGCGAACTCTCCGGGCGTGGCGGTTCCGCCTACGTCCATGACGAGCTGCAACCCGGCACTAAGGTCCAGATCCGGGGTCCCCGGAATAACTTTGCGCTAGCACCGGCACCGGAATACCTGTTCATCGCGGGCGGAATCGGCATCACNCCCATCCTGCCGATGATCCGCCAGGCCGAACGCAGCGGCGTGCCGTGGCGGATGGTTTATCTTGGACGCAGTCGCGAGAGCATGGCGTTCCTGGCCGACCTCGAGGATTATGGCGAGAAGGTGCACATCCATACGGATGACGAAAGTGGACGCTTCCCGTTGGCCGAGCTGTTAGACCGGCCGAATCATGACTTCCACCTCTACACTTGCGGCCCGGGGCCGCTGTTGAAGGTCATCCAGGACTTCACCGCCAGCTGGATAGACCAGTCGCGCTTCCACTTCGAGCGTTTCGTTNNCCAGACCCGCCGACGCGGGTCTCTCCACAGCCCCGTGGCCGGCGACCATGCCTTTGAGGTGGAACTCAGCGACGGACTGGTAGTTGATGTCCCCGCGGGCACCACCATCCTCAAAGCACTCGAGAATGCTGGCGTATCAGTCCTCAGCTCCTGCCGTGAGGGCATCTGTGGCACGTGCGAAACAGGCGTGGTCTCGGGTGAGATCGACCATCGCGACAGCCTGCTCTCCGAGGATGAACGGACCGCCATGGACACCATGATGATCTGCGTCTCACGCTGCAAGGGGCGGCTGTTGGTGCTGGACCTCTGA
- a CDS encoding amino acid ABC transporter permease, which translates to MVKAKHPGRWVSAAIIAVFAVLMARSVATNPGFGWETVGLYLREVSIVQGIGVTLELTAVCMLIGIVLGVLVAVLRLSPNPVVRTAAFGYVNFFRGTPVLVQLLFWYNLAALYPTISFGIPVLPWMPTRIITPMFAAILGLGLNQGAYMSEIVRAGILSVDSGQVEAAGALGINKLQTMRRIVLPQAMRVIIPPTGNETIGMLKTTALVSVISVPELLYSSQIIYARTFQTIPLLIVASIWYIVVTSILSVGQYYLERRFAKGGQRNLPLTPIQKLKSFSTPMTG; encoded by the coding sequence GTGGTGAAGGCCAAGCATCCTGGACGATGGGTTTCTGCTGCCATCATCGCCGTATTTGCGGTGCTGATGGCCCGCTCCGTGGCTACGAACCCAGGTTTTGGCTGGGAGACCGTGGGCCTGTACCTGCGCGAAGTCAGCATCGTCCAGGGGATCGGTGTGACGCTGGAACTCACGGCCGTGTGCATGTTGATCGGCATTGTGCTCGGCGTTCTGGTGGCGGTTCTGCGACTCTCTCCGAACCCCGTGGTCCGCACGGCGGCCTTTGGCTACGTGAACTTCTTTCGCGGCACCCCGGTACTGGTTCAGTTGTTGTTTTGGTACAACCTGGCCGCACTGTACCCAACGATCAGTTTTGGGATCCCGGTGTTGCCCTGGATGCCAACGCGNATCATCACGCCGATGTTTGCCGCAATCCTGGGACTGGGGCTGAACCAGGGCGCCTACATGTCCGAGATTGTGCGGGCCGGGATTCTCTCCGTTGACAGCGGCCAGGTGGAGGCCGCCGGAGCACTGGGCATCAATAAGCTCCAGACGATGCGCAGGATCGTTTTGCCGCAGGCGATGCGGGTGATCATCCCTCCTACCGGCAACGAAACAATCGGGATGCTCAAGACCACGGCCCTTGTCAGCGTTATTTCCGTCCCGGAACTCCTCTATTCATCACAAATCATCTATGCCCGGACATTCCAGACCATCCCGCTTCTGATCGTGGCGAGCATTTGGTACATCGTGGTGACGTCGATCCTGAGCGTTGGGCAGTACTACCTGGAACGGCGATTCGCCAAGGGCGGGCAGCGGAACCTGCCACTCACCCCGATTCAGAAACTCAAGTCGTTTTCAACACCCATGACCGGCTAG
- a CDS encoding aromatic ring-hydroxylating dioxygenase subunit alpha, with product MFVLNTWYVAAWSTEVTRKPIRRVICQQPIVLFRTQDGGAVALADRCAHRAFPLSXGRTIGDSVECGYHGFTYGPDGVCTKVPAQTTIPERARVRKYPVVEKDGWIWVWTGDAELADPMDVPDTHWMVDPEWATVTHSVHFKCRADLIHDNLLDLTHESFLHKTTVGDDYIYQHGITVEVDGNVVSVDRLMPSVEAPPLYAETMDARGLFDRFHCTEFFVPNLHVLHSGITGEGXPREEGYLIKVLNGITPIDEHNSWYYYAFSRNFGLDNAQATEDLQIGLGTVLDEDAAALEAQEIGMQDRPAGEFDVLISQDGGVAKARRILTALLKKEQAATVPARVPQPAASRSV from the coding sequence ATGTTTGTTTTGAACACATGGTATGTGGCTGCATGGTCCACCGAAGTGACGCGCAAACCCATTCGCCGAGTGATCTGTCAGCAGCCGATCGTCCTATTTAGAACCCAGGACGGCGGCGCCGTCGCACTCGCAGACCGTTGCGCGCACCGGGCATTCCCGTTGTCGGANGGGCGCACCATTGGTGACTCAGTGGAGTGCGGTTATCACGGCTTTACCTACGGGCCCGACGGCGTCTGCACCAAGGTTCCAGCCCAGACCACCATTCCGGAACGGGCCCGCGTGCGGAAATACCCGGTGGTGGAAAAAGACGGTTGGATTTGGGTGTGGACCGGCGATGCCGAGCTTGCAGACCCCATGGACGTGCCGGACACGCACTGGATGGTTGATCCGGAATGGGCCACCGTCACGCATTCGGTGCATTTCAAGTGCCGCGCCGACCTGATCCACGACAACTTACTGGATCTGACCCATGAGTCGTTTCTGCACAAGACGACCGTTGGTGACGACTACATCTACCAGCACGGGATCACGGTGGAGGTCGACGGCAACGTGGTTAGCGTCGACCGGCTGATGCCCTCGGTGGAAGCCCCGCCGCTATATGCGGAGACGATGGATGCTCGCGGCCTNTTTGACCGTTTCCACTGCACCGAGTTCTTTGTCCCCAACCTTCACGTCCTGCACTCTGGAATCACGGGCGAGGGCNNGCCCCGCGAGGAGGGCTATCTGATTAAGGTGCTCAACGGCATCACCCCGATTGACGAGCACAATTCCTGGTATTACTACGCTTTCAGCCGGAATTTTGGTCTTGACAATGCCCAAGCCACCGAGGACCTGCAGATTGGCCTGGGCACGGTGCTCGATGAAGACGCCGCAGCATTGGAGGCACAGGAGATCGGCATGCAGGACCGTCCTGCCGGGGAATTCGACGTGCTGATTTCGCAGGACGGGGGCGTGGCGAAGGCCCGCCGTATCCTCACGGCCCTGCTGAAGAAGGAGCAAGCCGCAACAGTCCCGGCCCGCGTTCCGCAGCCCGCCGCTTCGCGGTCGGTATAG
- a CDS encoding succinylglutamate desuccinylase/aspartoacylase family protein, which translates to MSQAAAVVQDPVSSARFTGIEFGKPGKQLGYGHVVHSDNVHDASVIPVPVAVISSGPGPTALLVAGTHGDEYEGQVVLHELIRETQPQHLGGTLIIVPAANSAAVRGGTRVSPIDGGNLNRSYPGTGTTGPTSQVARLVAGSLLPRADVVLDLHSGGSNSSYVPSTFIYRGPDEALWARKVRAARLLRLPYAIVVPPRMEPGSLSTAGDDARILTLSTELVGGGTVSRAALAMIRRGLPALLRDAGVMGPGANPAPEDSNVSEPVWLELVPESTVTSLVTGXFEPLVDXGDLVRAGEPVARVHFIDELDRAPVEYLARTDGVAAIVRHPSLVNAGKHLVYIAPEIPIENSKQAL; encoded by the coding sequence ATGAGCCAGGCTGCCGCCGTCGTCCAAGATCCCGTCAGCAGCGCGCGGTTTACCGGAATTGAGTTCGGCAAGCCGGGCAAGCAACTTGGCTACGGGCACGTGGTGCATTCTGACAATGTGCACGACGCTTCAGTGATTCCAGTCCCAGTTGCCGTCATCAGCTCCGGCCCCGGTCCCACGGCACTGCTCGTGGCGGGCACGCACGGTGACGAGTATGAGGGACAGGTGGTGCTCCACGAGTTGATTCGCGAGACACAGCCGCAGCACTTGGGTGGAACGTTGATCATTGTTCCCGCAGCCAATTCCGCGGCCGTCCGCGGCGGGACGCGGGTATCGCCGATCGACGGTGGCAACCTGAACCGCAGCTATCCCGGCACGGGGACGACNGGGCCAACTTCGCAGGTGGCCAGACTCGTGGCGGGCTCCCTCCTGCCGCGTGCCGACGTCGTCCTTGACCTGCACTCCGGCGGGTCAAACTCAAGCTACGTGCCCAGCACCTTCATATACCGCGGCCCGGACGAAGCGCTCTGGGCGCGAAAGGTGCGGGCCGCCCGGCTACTCCGCCTGCCGTACGCGATCGTCGTCCCTCCGCGGATGGAGCCAGGCTCGCTGAGCACCGCCGGGGACGACGCCAGAATCCTGACCCTGTCCACCGAGCTGGTGGGTGGCGGCACGGTGTCCCGCGCAGCACTGGCCATGATCCGCCGCGGACTTCCCGCCCTGCTACGTGACGCCGGGGTCATGGGGCCCGGCGCCAACCCGGCGCCTGAGGATTCCAACGTGAGCGAACCGGTATGGCTGGAACTCGTGCCGGAGTCGACGGTCACGTCCCTTGTCACCGGGATNTTTGAACCCCTTGTTGATTTNGGGGACCTGGTCCGGGCCGGTGAACCGGTAGCTCGTGTGCACTTCATTGACGAACTCGACCGTGCCCCGGTCGAATACCTTGCCCGTACTGACGGGGTTGCGGCCATTGTGCGCCACCCGTCCCTGGTCAATGCGGGAAAGCATCTGGTTTATATCGCACCGGAGATCCCGATTGAAAACTCTAAACAAGCCCTGTAG
- a CDS encoding type 1 glutamine amidotransferase domain-containing protein, with protein MTNILMVVSAADSLTMRDGSEHPTGYWAEELVVSHKTLLDAGHTVHIATPAGVKPTVDQVSLTDSSAGXKDRADGFRDYIASIDAELSAXLALAEVSAENYDGVVMPGGHGPMTDLYKDADLGRLLIAANKAGAIIAPFCHGPAGLLSAVDSDGKFVFEGRRLTVFTNEEELNGGTGPNTPWFVQDALQEKGAIIENADAWSSHVVRDGNLITGQNXQSSEDVAKEVIKALQK; from the coding sequence ATGACGAACATTCTGATGGTTGTTTCCGCCGCCGATTCCCTCACCATGAGAGACGGCAGCGAACACCCCACCGGATACTGGGCAGAGGAGCTTGTGGTTTCCCACAAGACCCTGCTCGACGCCGGCCATACGGTTCACATCGCAACTCCGGCAGGCGTGAAGCCCACCGTGGACCAGGTGAGCCTCACGGACAGTTCGGCAGGGNGCAAGGACAGGGCGGACGGTTTCCGCGATTACATCGCTTCGATAGACGCTGAGTTGAGCGCCNCGCTGGCGCTGGCCGAGGTGAGCGCCGAGAACTACGACGGCGTCGTCATGCCCGGTGGACACGGACCCATGACCGATCTTTACAAGGATGCCGATTTGGGCCGGCTGCTGATTGCAGCCAACAAGGCCGGGGCGATCATTGCCCCGTTCTGCCACGGTCCGGCAGGCCTGCTCAGCGCCGTGGATTCTGACGGCAAGTTCGTGTTTGAAGGGCGCCGCCTGACAGTATTTACCAACGAGGAAGAACTCAATGGCGGCACAGGGCCCAACACTCCCTGGTTCGTCCAGGATGCCCTGCAGGAAAAGGGTGCCATCATCGAAAACGCTGATGCCTGGAGCTCGCATGTGGTCCGTGACGGTAACCTCATCACCGGACAAAACNCCCAGTCCAGCGAGGACGTCGCCAAGGAAGTTATCAAAGCACTCCAGAAATAG
- a CDS encoding GntR family transcriptional regulator, translating into MASVTRTTKIGDVRPLAVQVHDRISSDIIDGKFPPGSALVQEQVAAQYGVSRTXVRDALTLVAQEGLATLVPGQGYIVNELSDQDVRDVYEVRYALESIASRQACGKHTPTQMVRLRAMVDEFETLDPSDAKGLFLMGMQFHAALIEPCPNNYLRSTLATMWGHPIQRRINMTYPQGPSHQTKLAADHRRIIEALKANDPDAIVEVLRTCHDPSDHRPRPDA; encoded by the coding sequence ATGGCATCAGTGACCAGAACCACCAAGATCGGCGATGTGCGACCGCTCGCGGTCCAGGTTCACGATCGCATCAGCTCCGACATCATCGATGGGAAGTTCCCGCCGGGCTCGGCGCTGGTCCAAGAGCAGGTGGCTGCCCAATACGGCGTTTCCCGCACCNCCGTCCGGGACGCGCTGACCCTAGTGGCGCAGGAGGGGCTCGCCACGCTCGTTCCCGGGCAGGGTTACATCGTCAACGAGCTCAGTGATCAGGACGTGCGGGACGTCTACGAGGTACGCTACGCCCTGGAATCTATCGCTTCTCGACAAGCCTGCGGCAAACACACACCCACCCAGATGGTGCGTCTGCGGGCCATGGTTGACGAGTTTGAGACCTTGGACCCCTCCGATGCGAAGGGGCTGTTCCTGATGGGCATGCAGTTTCACGCGGCCCTGATCGAGCCATGCCCCAACAACTACCTGCGCTCCACCTTGGCCACCATGTGGGGCCACCCCATCCAGCGCCGGATCAACATGACCTACCCACAGGGCCCGTCCCACCAAACAAAGCTTGCAGCCGACCACCGGCGCATCATCGAAGCACTCAAGGCCAACGACCCCGACGCCATCGTTGAGGTGCTTCGCACCTGCCACGACCCGTCCGACCACCGGCCGAGGCCGGACGCGTAG
- a CDS encoding plastocyanin/azurin family copper-binding protein encodes MNVTLTNMGGPMMGGGGGPMSGGAMGLQADQVTVAHGAVSFLVTXQGSITHEMVVLPLPXSQIVGTRPLGGDAKIEETGSLGEASNTCAEGAGQGIVPGGTSWVSITLKPGRYELLCNLPGHYAAGMYTQLTVT; translated from the coding sequence GTGAACGTCACCCTGACGAACATGGGCGGGCCCATGATGGGCGGCGGTGGCGGACCGATGTCCGGNGGCGCCATGGGCTTGCAAGCCGACCAGGTCACCGTTGCACACGGGGCCGTGTCCTTCCTCGTGACGAANCAGGGGAGCATCACCCACGAAATGGTCGTTCTTCCCCTTCCGGANTCTCAGATTGTGGGCACGCGCCCTCTCGGTGGCGACGCGAAGATCGAGGAAACGGGCAGCCTNGGGGAGGCCTCCAACACCTGCGCAGAAGGCGCTGGCCAGGGTATCGTGCCCGGAGGCACAAGCTGGGTGAGCATCACCTTGAAACCGGGCCGGTATGAGTTGCTCTGCAATCTCCCCGGCCATTACGCCGCCGGCATGTACACCCAACTCACCGTCACCTGA
- a CDS encoding permease gives MFILEGLGHGLAIAGSMAWQILWPLVLGFTLSGXIQAIVRKERIVALMHDGSPRSLSIAAGLGAASSSCSYAAVALARALIRKGANFTAAMAFEIASTNLVLELGLILAFVMGWQFTLAEFVGGPFIIVFVALGFRMWMRGQIVEAARNQAEKGVAGSMEGHAVMDMSITAEGSFWKRLFSRAGITSVSRYFVMDWAAVLRDILIGLLIAGAFAAWVPKPWLQAIFFAHDPALAFVLGPLIGPLIAVVSFVCSVGNVPXAAVLWNGGISFGGVISFIFADLIIIPIILIYRKYYGTKAALRITAIFYAAMVLAGYIVELIFTLHLVPSNRHLSIIDAGISWNYTTWLNIAFILIGLALLVVFFRTGSGSMLTMMGGSPESGHDHRGDDPSKHAHPMDHHTSHQDQDHAPRTTDLPDHDQP, from the coding sequence ATGTTCATCTTGGAAGGACTCGGCCATGGCCTGGCCATCGCGGGTTCAATGGCATGGCAGATCCTCTGGCCACTCGTGCTCGGATTCACCCTGTCAGGGNTGATTCAAGCGATCGTTCGTAAGGAACGAATTGTTGCTCTCATGCATGATGGCTCTCCCCGCTCCCTGTCGATCGCAGCTGGCCTCGGCGCTGCGTCCTCGTCATGCTCCTACGCTGCCGTCGCCCTCGCAAGGGCGCTGATTCGTAAGGGCGCCAACTTCACTGCCGCGATGGCGTTCGAGATCGCCTCCACGAACCTGGTGCTCGAGCTCGGGCTCATTCTGGCGTTTGTGATGGGCTGGCAGTTCACGCTGGCGGAGTTCGTCGGTGGCCCGTTCATCATCGTGTTCGTCGCCCTCGGATTCCGGATGTGGATGCGCGGGCAGATCGTGGAGGCCGCCCGGAACCAAGCCGAGAAGGGCGTGGCTGGCTCCATGGAGGGCCACGCAGTGATGGACATGTCGATCACTGCAGAAGGTAGCTTCTGGAAGAGGCTGTTCTCCCGCGCTGGCATCACGTCAGTCTCGCGGTACTTCGTGATGGATTGGGCGGCCGTGCTCCGGGACATCCTGATCGGGTTGCTCATCGCAGGGGCGTTTGCAGCGTGGGTGCCCAAACCCTGGCTGCAAGCGATCTTCTTCGCCCATGACCCGGCCCTGGCGTTCGTACTAGGGCCTCTGATCGGACCGCTCATCGCGGTGGTCAGCTTTGTCTGTTCGGTAGGAAACGTGCCCNTTGCCGCGGTCCTGTGGAATGGCGGGATCAGCTTCGGAGGCGTCATCAGTTTCATCTTCGCTGACCTGATCATCATCCCGATCATCCTCATCTACCGGAAGTACTACGGCACGAAAGCGGCACTACGCATCACCGCGATCTTCTACGCGGCCATGGTGCTCGCCGGGTATATTGTCGAGTTGATCTTCACCCTCCATCTGGTCCCTTCCAACCGGCACCTCTCCATCATCGACGCCGGCATCAGCTGGAACTACACCACCTGGCTGAACATCGCCTTCATCCTCATCGGGCTGGCTCTGCTCGTCGTGTTCTTCCGCACCGGCTCCGGCAGCATGCTCACAATGATGGGCGGCTCACCCGAATCCGGACACGATCACCGAGGCGACGACCCATCCAAGCACGCCCACCCCATGGACCATCACACCAGCCACCAAGACCAAGACCACGCCCCTCGAACCACCGACCTGCCTGACCACGATCAGCCATGA
- a CDS encoding aldo/keto reductase: MNQDNSQNLEVSTTIDLKDLGRVHRLGFGAMRIVGDGVWGEPADRDAAIAVVRRAVELEVDFIDTADSYGPNISEEILAEALHPYKDGLKIATKVGFTRTGPDVWVPVGRAEYLRQQTELSLRKLKVDSLDLLQLHRIDPKVDLEEQFTVLRDLQXEGKVKALGLSQVSVAELEEAGKYFTVCTVQNRYNLTDRSSEDVLNYAEQNGIGFIPWAPISAGELAQPGGPLDEAAKRLGATTSQVALAWLLRRSPVIMPIPGTSSVKHLEENLGAAAVVLDDDTYAELEAAH, from the coding sequence ATGAACCAAGACAACTCACAGAATCTGGAAGTATCAACCACCATCGATCTGAAAGATCTTGGACGGGTCCATCGTCTGGGGTTCGGTGCAATGCGCATCGTCGGGGACGGCGTTTGGGGTGAGCCTGCGGATCGGGACGCCGCGATCGCCGTCGTACGCCGTGCCGTGGAACTCGAGGTCGACTTTATTGACACCGCTGATTCCTATGGGCCCAACATTAGCGAGGAGATCCTGGCCGAGGCATTGCACCCGTACAAGGATGGCCTGAAGATCGCCACCAAGGTCGGGTTCACCCGCACAGGACCCGACGTGTGGGTTCCGGTGGGCCGAGCCGAATACCTGCGTCAGCAGACCGAGCTGAGCCTGCGCAAGCTCAAAGTGGATTCCCTAGATCTGCTGCAGCTGCACCGGATCGATCCCAAGGTGGATCTAGAAGAGCAGTTCACTGTCCTGCGCGACCTGCAANAAGAGGGCAAGGTCAAGGCACTGGGCCTGTCCCAGGTCAGTGTGGCCGAGCTCGAGGAAGCCGGAAAGTACTTCACCGTCTGTACCGTGCAGAACCGCTACAACCTCACGGACCGCAGCTCCGAGGACGTCCTGAACTATGCAGAGCAGAACGGTATCGGCTTTATCCCTTGGGCGCCGATTTCCGCTGGTGAGCTGGCACAGCCCGGCGGACCCCTGGATGAGGCAGCTAAGCGGCTCGGTGCCACAACGTCGCAGGTGGCCTTGGCCTGGCTGTTGCGCCGTTCGCCGGTCATAATGCCAATTCCCGGCACCAGTTCAGTGAAACACCTCGAAGAAAATCTGGGCGCGGCCGCCGTCGTACTCGATGACGACACTTACGCGGAACTCGAAGCGGCGCACTGA
- a CDS encoding ABC transporter substrate-binding protein: MDTPSAAGGPSDPASPVAAVLTVNDEARALVPANIRDAGELKIASDPTYPPFEYFDTDNKTMIGWDVDMGNAIAAVLGLKAVHVPATFDTILPGLTSHKYDLGMSAFSVTPERAKAVDFVPYLDSGTGLAITPGNPTXLAMDSSSLCGHGVAAQKGSIQSMDVLPKLSKECTDAGNKAINIQNFPTQTDANLALTSGRVNAVMADSVSLAYQGKLADGRFELAAGPDYEPQLTGTALDKGSDLLPAIQAATKLVAESPAMAQINARWGMPASTAITLDKIVMK; this comes from the coding sequence GTGGACACGCCGTCAGCGGCCGGTGGGCCGTCAGATCCTGCATCCCCTGTGGCCGCGGTACTGACCGTCAATGACGAGGCCCGGGCCCTTGTGCCTGCCAACATCCGTGACGCCGGCGAACTGAAAATCGCCTCAGACCCGACGTACCCGCCGTTCGAGTACTTCGACACCGACAACAAAACGATGATCGGCTGGGACGTGGACATGGGCAATGCAATTGCCGCTGTGCTGGGCCTGAAGGCCGTGCATGTACCGGCCACGTTCGACACCATCCTGCCGGGCCTGACCTCGCACAAGTACGACCTCGGCATGTCCGCCTTCTCCGTCACGCCTGAACGGGCGAAGGCAGTGGATTTTGTGCCCTACCTGGACAGCGGGACCGGACTGGCCATCACGCCCGGCAACCCCACAAANCTTGCCATGGACAGCTCAAGCCTGTGTGGGCATGGCGTAGCAGCCCAGAAGGGGTCGATCCAGAGCATGGACGTCCTGCCCAAGCTGTCGAAGGAATGCACGGACGCTGGCAACAAGGCTATCAACATACAAAACTTTCCCACGCAAACCGACGCCAACCTGGCCCTGACCTCAGGCCGTGTGAACGCGGTAATGGCAGACAGCGTATCCCTTGCCTACCAGGGAAAGCTGGCCGACGGCCGTTTTGAGCTCGCCGCGGGCCCGGACTATGAGCCCCAGCTCACCGGCACCGCACTGGACAAGGGATCGGATCTACTGCCGGCCATCCAGGCGGCCACAAAGCTCGTTGCCGAAAGCCCAGCGATGGCACAGATCAACGCCCGGTGGGGCATGCCGGCCAGCACGGCGATCACGCTCGACAAGATCGTCATGAAGTAG
- a CDS encoding amino acid ABC transporter ATP-binding protein — protein sequence MVRADGIVKNYGKLNVLDGLDLEVNAGEVVCLIGPSGSGKSTFLRCINHLESIDGGRMWVDGKVMGYDIKGSRLHEQRESQICRNRTEIGMVFQHFNLFPHMTVLENLVEAPRLVLREKKSVVTNRARKLLGMVGLADKEHAFPRQLSGGQQQRVAIARALCMQPKLMLFDEPTSALDPELVGEVLKVMKDLALSGMTMVVVTHEMNFARDVADRVVFMADGRIVEEGPARDVISNPQHERTKAFLSSVR from the coding sequence ATGGTGCGTGCCGACGGGATCGTCAAGAACTACGGCAAGCTCAACGTGCTGGACGGTCTTGACCTGGAAGTCAATGCCGGTGAGGTTGTCTGCCTCATTGGCCCCTCGGGATCAGGCAAGAGCACCTTCCTGCGCTGCATCAACCACTTGGAAAGCATCGACGGCGGCCGGATGTGGGTTGATGGGAAAGTGATGGGTTATGACATCAAGGGATCACGGCTGCATGAACAGCGGGAAAGCCAGATATGCAGAAATCGTACCGAGATTGGCATGGTATTCCAACACTTCAACCTCTTTCCCCACATGACGGTGCTGGAAAACCTTGTCGAAGCACCGCGCCTGGTGCTGAGAGAAAAGAAATCTGTCGTCACTAACCGTGCCCGGAAACTCTTGGGGATGGTGGGCTTAGCGGATAAGGAGCACGCGTTCCCGCGCCAGCTCTCAGGTGGCCAGCAACAACGGGTAGCCATAGCCCGCGCATTGTGCATGCAGCCTAAGCTGATGCTCTTTGATGAGCCCACCTCGGCACTGGACCCCGAGCTGGTTGGGGAGGTGCTGAAGGTTATGAAGGACCTGGCCCTTTCGGGCATGACAATGGTCGTTGTGACCCACGAGATGAATTTTGCCCGCGACGTCGCCGACAGGGTGGTGTTCATGGCTGATGGACGGATCGTGGAAGAAGGGCCCGCCCGTGACGTGATCTCTAATCCCCAACACGAACGCACCAAGGCGTTCCTGTCCTCCGTACGCTAG
- a CDS encoding SHOCT domain-containing protein, producing the protein MYGWSGGXWGMAGWIAMAVLMVLFWGGVVTVIVVLLRRPHSGQGMPGMHLSHDEAERILRERFARGEIEETEYLARRAALRRPE; encoded by the coding sequence ATGTACGGGTGGAGTGGCGGCAGNTGGGGAATGGCTGGCTGGATTGCGATGGCAGTGCTGATGGTTTTGTTCTGGGGAGGNGTGGTCACTGTCATCGTGGTCCTTCTTCGACGCCCGCACTCCGGCCAAGGAATGCCCGGTATGCACCTTTCGCACGATGAGGCCGAGCGTATTCTGCGGGAGCGTTTCGCCCGCGGGGAGATCGAAGAAACCGAATACCTCGCCCGCCGTGCAGCCCTACGGCGACCGGAATGA